Sequence from the Hoplias malabaricus isolate fHopMal1 chromosome 10, fHopMal1.hap1, whole genome shotgun sequence genome:
ACCAGAGGAAAGAGACACCCTAGAAAGACATTATTAAATACCATGAGTGTATTAACCTGTTTGAAAAGGGTCAAGGGTTGAGAACAGggaaaaaacaaccaaaatcTCAACTCTGTCTAATTTCTAATAATTCTTAAATAATTagatttaaatgaattaaattaaatgtcttGTTATTTATGATATATATTGTATGTTTGGATTATGCCTTATAAACATGATCTGACATTACAGTGACCTCCAGTACACAGTCCTGATTCTCCATTCCCTGTAACGTACAAATATGGACATTTCACAATACATATGTTGTTAGTAAACagtatgttacatttaaaacacagtttaaaaagacaaacataCTGCATTTAGCCTATTTATTTACTGGGAAAGAAAAGTTGAGACATGTacataatataaatgttttaataaagcAGTGATATACGCCTAATTAAAACGCTATTCTTAATTGAAAATAgtgcaaagaaaatatttcagaaatTAAAACTGAGAACTAATATTGTTTTaagaaaaatacattcattcattcataagctgtaagcacttatccagctcagggtcacagggggtctggagcctacccagaatcactgggcgcaaggcaggaacacaccctgcagggggcacgagtccttcacagggcaacacacactctcacactcactcacacagacactttttgagtcacacaaaaaataaacaaacacatttaaaataaataaataaaattacgtTAATTGGCAACATGTCATTGACATGTTATGAtttaaaaagagcatctcagAGAGGCTGAGTCTTTCAGAGTTAAAGATGGGGAGGGCTTCACCATTCCATGAGAAACTGTGCAGGCATTTAGTCATCTATATTACAcaagatcatttaaaattcagagaatcaggagaaatctctatatgcaAGGCACAAAACCAATGCTGACTGGCTGTGATCTTCAGAACAGCAGTGTTACTgcttttaaaacacagcatgggctcagaaacacttctgAAAACCGCctgtgaacacagttcgtcTCTGCATGTataggactggcaccccctccagagtgtattcccaccttgtgcccagtgattccgggtagtctccggacccaccatgtccctgaactggaaaagtgcttacagataatgaatgaatgaatgaatgaatgaatgaatcttgaAGCTGTACATATTTTACCCTTTTGAATCACATTGTTAATAACCTGACATCTAAATACAGTTCTCCTTATACTATGTATTGATTTATATAGCTTTGCTGATgcttattaatatataatttttgtatttatttatataaaagaaaCAGTCTACGAAATGTTTCATAGCAACATTGCTGTCCACAGCCTGTACAGACTTTCCTGGGGCCCTAAGCAAAATTTTGAGAAGTGGTCCTCCTTCCTGAACTCGGACCCAAACTCAGCACTTGGAAGTAAATATgtgatttttaatgtggaatggaacaGTAAGGAACTTTTAGAGTGGACTGGTGTGTTTTGGGGAAGTTACAAAGTACTAGAGGGTATAAAAACATCAGCATATGttcacttttctgcttcaaagcTTGGTTCATGATACTGTGGCACTGCAAGGGTTTTAAAATTGTGGAGAGCAGCTGTGCAGTGCACGCCACCTGTAAATATACTCCCACGGCTATGTTCATTCACAGTCCAACCTCGAGAAGAACGTGGCTTTGTCTGATTGCTGTCCCCTCAGCTCAGTCTCGTGgagtctttttttcctcttttcatatCCTGAAAGATACTTCTGCTGATACACTAACTCTCACTAACGTGATGCGAGGGGGAGACGAGGGTGCGTTCGTTAACTTGCAGGGCcctgcacagtgtgtgtagtgagtgtTTAGGGCTGTTTGGCTCTGGCTGCCCATTCTATCTTATGAGTCAGTGTCTCAGAAAATAACCTTGTAACATGACGGTAGCTGTAACTGACTCACATTTTAGTGCAATACAGCCACATTACTGTTATGCTAATGTTAACTAGCTGGAATAACTACAACTTATAATGACAACAAAAAGAAGGCTGCATTTTATCCAAACATTGGATTCAGACATGACCTGCACCTTCCTCCCTCAGAATTCTGCCTCAGTAGGCATTATTTAGGATGTGATTTAGGATTCAAATGCTTCCTTCATGGTGTGACTACATGTAAACACAATATGGCACAAGAAAATGTCCTAAAACTTTTAGTGAAATGTCAGAGTCAAAGCTAGTGTCTTGACCAAATATGACCCCACTTTGGCAGAGAAACGGGTGGGTGTTATCTGGAAACAAGCAGAGAGTGTCTCCTGTGAAAGCACACACCGTACACACCTCCTGAGGAAAAAGTTCAGATTCCCAGCTGAACTGTGGAAGCACAAAGGTcatttatacactacagtattgctctaaaatctgtgtgtgtcagCTTCATGCTCAGATACAGAtttacttgtttttatttataataaagttGTATTCATTGTTTCTATTAGAAAAACATGTCATGGTACAATTTTTTGAAAACAACTTACTGACATCTTATTTGTGGCTCAGTTAGGGGCTTGGCATCGATGTTACAAGTCCAGATACAGGTTTAGCATCATGTGACTGCTGCCTAGTAACAGCCCTGAAacgtaggaaaaaaaaaaaaaaggagcggCACTGACAACATGGCACTGAGTGCTGGACTTTGGGTTGTACTGTGAACTAGTCCTCTgcctatacatatatatactgcCATACTCTGTCTAGACTGACTAGCGTACTGGACTGAGCAAACATTCAGTGGGAAACAGCTGCCAAGAGGTGAGTCACATTTGAAGCTCTCTGCTAAAACAGTTAGATGCAGTGTGTGTAGAATGAAGGTGTTAAAAGGTGTCTGCTTTCTCTGTTCTTTTTAGCCAACAGCAAAATGAAAGTGTTCCTGATCCTTGCCATTGTGGCATTTACAGGTACATGTGGTTTTCTTGTTCTCACATGAACTGAATGACAATAATGATATGGAAAAGTAAACAGAAGTATTTACATTAACTGTCTGCCTTCATTGATTTGTCATCAGCAGTAAACTGTACAGCAGCACTGATGGTTCTGATATAAtcaatataaacagaaaaagtGAATAACTTACAATCTAATCCTGTACTGTACGTATCGTAACGTGCAGATGTTTGCACAACTCAGGGTGAAATTACCGTGTTGACATTATATTCAGAATGCCTAGAATTTCAAATAAGCACCAAGAGTATTTACAAAAATTACACACTCTCTTCATGTTTTACTGCACCATtcgtgttatatattttatatattggaGAATATAAAGCGAGTGTTGCCTGTGGGTGaccattttagatttttgattgttattgtgttaaaaataaatggttACATTTTGTTActtaatttaactttttttcaatatacattaagAGATATGACaatcaaaacaaatcaaatcaaaacaaatgcTGATTAAAGGTGTAGGCTAAAGCATTAACTCATGATGCCCAGCCATTAAGGAATATCCACATTTCTTTAAAacgtaaataataattattactaTACATTAATTCTTCGGTTTTAGAATTGTTTGCAATcttatttttgaacatttgcGTGCTGTAACTGAAACGATACACATTTATGGTCTACACCAGGCAGCCAAGCCAACTTCTTCTATGCTGATGAGCCCAAACCACAGCTGGAGCAACTGACTGATGCATTCTGGGACTATGTGGGTCAGGCAACACGCACTGCTGAGGACACACTGAAGAAAATTAGAGAGTCTCAACTTGGACAGGAAGTGAAGTAAGCAAGCCAAACTcattcaaaaatgtttaaccCATTAAAACACAGTTTTGCTTTTTACTTATATATGCGTATTTCTTGTCATCTGCTCCACAGTGCTAAAATTACAGAAAGTGCCAATGTGGCCAGTGAGTACGCCGTCACCCTCCAGAACAAAATGAGCCCCCTGGCCCAGGACATCATGAGCAAAATCACCCAGGAAGCTGAGGTCTTGAAGGTGCGCCTGGAGTCCGATCTGACCACAGTGAGGGACAAACTAGAGCCCTACGCCGAGGATCTGAAAGCCCAAATTCAGCAGAGAGTCGAGGATATGAGAGCGGCTATGGCCCCCTATGCTGAGTCTCTGGATTCTGAGGCCCTGAAGGCCACTGTGCTTCAGAAGACAGAGGAGCTTAAAGGAACCCTGGAGGAGAGAGTCCAGGGGCTGCAGTCTCAGCTCGAGCCCTACACAGCTGACCTCAAACAGAAAGTTGATGAGCACCTTAAAGAATTCCAGAAGACAGTGACCCCTCTGGTTGAGGATCTTCAGGCCAGAGTACTCGAGAGATCCAAGTCCGTCCACCAGAGTCTGGCTCCCTATGCCGAGGATCTGAGGGAGAAACTGGATCCCTACGCTCAGAACCTGAGAGACCAGCTTGCCTCTCTTTACGAGTCCTTCAGCAAGACCAGCTAAACACTCCAAAGACCGCTATGACCTCACTAATAGACTCTGGTTCTCCAAATAAAACTGTGAAGCTGAAATGATACACATTTGATCCATGGTTCTATGTTATACATACAGTGCTAAAGCACTGACCACTTTTGCCAGCTTGCTAAAATCTCAAAAAGGCTTTGttaatttgagaaaaaaaaagctgctgtgAATATCTTCTGAAATAGAAACATTACCAGCAAACTTTAATTGTTGTCTGTTTATCTTGTGCTGAGGAGCTTTCTGctatttgtgaatgtgtttgtaatATACGTGGCAGGTTTGAAAATGACATTGTCATTCACTGTATTTATGCTAGAATAAAAAATTTGCATATTAATAACCCAACAAAATTCCAACAGTGTTCCTTCATCttcctaaaaataaataaataaacaaaaccacacatcattaaacaaaagaaacagCACCTACAGATGTCATCTTACACATaatagattaaatattaaagaggAAAAGGGTAAATATTTGTCAACAGTTAAAAATGTGTACAGTGCAATCCTGGATTTTACATTAACagtcacaaaatttctgttgtttgaatcctacacctTCCCACTAGGGTTGCTTTAaccgtttatgatccaatcagcaaccagcgaCCCTTAACAACCACAGTGAAGGACCCCCCACGCCCCCCTTTAAGCCagttttacagtcctacctcacCCTTAACCAttaacaaccgtaaatccacactggcctcccttgtgaataaggctgtacctagccccactggcaccgttaatgcatgctcagtgccaacaGTTCCCCCCAGCTCTCCTTATtcccacaaccactgactagacctttcaactatttctgataactccttcacagctgcccttagggtgctccggtttcatcccacagtccaaaacaaacgttggtatttggattggagactcaaaagtgtccgtaggtgtaagtgtgcgTGACGCCACGTGAAGGACGggtgccctgaactggataagcggttacagacaatgaatgaatgaatgtttaatgttGTCACATGCTGAACATAACATATTATAAAGTACCTGTAACAAATTAACAtgtcatttaattaaattaacttGAATTTAGTCTTTAACTTAAAATTAGATTTGAATGGATTATTATTTTGCCGGGCTTGAACCCAGGTACATTTAAGTGCAGTGCAAACTTATTGCATTCTGTACTTTCTCCAAATTGTACATTTAACATAAAATGTAAGTCTGGTccatttataaaattaattatcaTTATATAACTTTGCTTTAAAAGTCTAAATAATAGTATTACagggttacttttttttataccatattttcttaatgtattttATGTTCTTTTAACACCATGAATTTGCTTTGCCTCATGCAGCATGCTGATTATCACACCTGAAACATCAGCATCAGGTCACATGTCAGTCATCAATAACATACTCCCATCTCCCTATCACCCTGCCCTAATGCAACattttggggattttttttaagttaacaAAAATAGATTTATTTGAACATTGGGTCCCAATTGAATTGCTAAGGAATAGAGTCTGTCAGTGCAAACAGTGGATTGTAATTAACATATAATTTGCCCTAACATATAAAACTGGCTCAACACCTGTGCTCTGTGTATCCATAAAAGATAAAACCTAACTCTAATGACTATGCAATTATGCGTACTTACGTTTCATGACAGATATAGAACAAGATTAAGTATGAGAAAGCATATCAGGTGGAAGGCATTACTGTATAaaattatgcattttttgaGACACAATCAACAGATATTACAACTTACACTGCTTTAGCAAGGTATATCACCATGCAACTACCAGACATGGCCAATTACTTGATGTTGACTAAtgccttttatatatttttaacttgAAGACAAAACAGTGACTTATGCTGGGCAGTCTGACCAATAGCCGACAGAGACCCGAATGGAGaaatattctgaaaatattCAAAGATAAACCACTCATTCTCACAAAACATCGCTTTAGATAATTTATTAACTTTGACCACCtgaatactttttaaaattagatAGTGGTGTACCATAAGTACATCCTCTTGGTTCCTGACTTGTGACCTACAGCTTAATTTTCCTTTTTGTGTTACATCTAGCAACAGATAGCCATTCAACGTAGAAGGCAAAGtgtcttcagtgtcactgctcaaAGGTTAACCTCTTATCTGAAACAGAACAACGTCTTCAATACATCAATTCAAAAGGCTGGTATAGCGGGGTTTTAACGATGCTTGGAACACACTGGAGTAATACTGCATCAGGTTCATTTACAAAAAAGAGAAGCAGGGGTATGTAGGTCATATGATTAAATTTGGTGAATGCTTTGGGTCAGTTCTTTAAGCTCTGTTATGGAGTGCCACAGATTTACAAAGTGAAAATCTATTTCCAGGACATGCaattattcaattcaacaggaaaaaaaattgcaTCAGTTATGGCAGCTACTT
This genomic interval carries:
- the LOC136708636 gene encoding apolipoprotein A-I-like; this translates as MKVFLILAIVAFTGSQANFFYADEPKPQLEQLTDAFWDYVGQATRTAEDTLKKIRESQLGQEVNAKITESANVASEYAVTLQNKMSPLAQDIMSKITQEAEVLKVRLESDLTTVRDKLEPYAEDLKAQIQQRVEDMRAAMAPYAESLDSEALKATVLQKTEELKGTLEERVQGLQSQLEPYTADLKQKVDEHLKEFQKTVTPLVEDLQARVLERSKSVHQSLAPYAEDLREKLDPYAQNLRDQLASLYESFSKTS